In the genome of Hevea brasiliensis isolate MT/VB/25A 57/8 chromosome 14, ASM3005281v1, whole genome shotgun sequence, the window actacatgaatgcaagatttgatcagttgactcagcttcttagtgatttttgcacaaaggcaacaacctcaactcctacaactatgcaacaagttgcctacacagatggaacccaaagttgtggagttgattactcttcttatggtgatgattatttgcaagaacaagctgcttatgcaggaggttatcaacaaaaacctatggaaaatgcttactctaatgtgaacaactcaacatggagaccacaagcaacttttgctcaacaaggccaaagctcaaattatgctcataaccagcagtttatgcagcagaataagcctcaatttcagcctcaatttcagcccccAAGGCAACCACAACCTGGATATTAagtaagagcacaacaatcccttccacctcatgaaccgaagccaacctttgaaagcatgatggagaaattttttgctgaacaaagcaagatgaatagcaaattggaagaagaaatgcaacacatgagacaaaccatggatcaattacaagtccacaaccgcatgttggagactcaattggcacaacaagcaagctcatcgggaagcaaaacgtatgggaaactacctagccaaccacaaaaccctcatgaacaatgtaaggttgtgaccttgagaagtggtaagaaagttggtcaagagagtgaaaacaagagagaagaaaaagagagcacaaaagaagaaaatttagttgagagcaagaaaaatgaaaaagaagaagaaagcaaaagtgagcaagatgagggagagaaaccatacatcccgcctgaaccttacaagcccacccttccctaccctcaaagattcatcaagcataagttagacaaacaatttggcaaattccttgaagtgctaaagaagttgtatatcaatgtgccattcactgaggcactatcccaaatgccaagttatgcaaaatttttgaaggagattctttccaagaagagaaggctagaagattatgacaccatcaacttgggagagcaatgtagTGCTATAATTCaaaagaagttacctcccaaactcaaagatccgggtgtgttttccattccttgtcatattggtgataattgtgtggcaaatgccttatgtgaccttggagctagtgtcagcctaatgccactttcaatatatgagaagttgaatatgggagagttgaagcccacaaacatgtatctttcattggctgaccgttcaattaagtatccggaaggcattcttgaaaatgtgcctatcaaggttgggaaattctacattccggtggactttgtcattctagatatggaagaagacacaaaagttcccatcttattgggaagaccctttttggcaacagctggtgcattaattgatgtaaagggtgagaaattgacacttagagtgggagatgatcaaatgatattcaacatcaatccagccatgaaaaggaaacatgaagaagttgagtcttgtttgagGGTAgagattattgatgagattgttcaagagaattttagaaaaagctatccacaagacccacttgaaaattgcttagtccatggtgggagcattgatgatgacaatcacAATATAGctacttttgcacaacacttggagagctctccaccacattctgaagccacaatttttcagcttgaagaagtgcaaaatttggagatcaaaccaccatcattaaaggtagaggatgccctaaaggtagatcttaaacctcttccttccaacctcaggtatgcttttcttggacccaatggaacatatcctgttataattaatgcatctttgactgatattgagaatgaaaaattgttgagagttttgagagaatataggagagttttgggttatgcaattgatgatataaagggaattagtccaacaatTTGTATACATAGGATTTTCCTAGAGTCAAATAGTAGACCttctattgaacaccaaagaagattgaatcctacaatgaaggatgttgtgaaaaaggaaatcctgaatttacaagctgctggacacaaaagacttttgcaacttgatgagttagaagaattgagacttgatgcttatgaaaatgctaggatctataaagaaagaactaaaaaatggcatgacaagcatatcaagaaaaaggactttaaagaaggagatttggttctcttattcaattcaaggttgaaattttttccaagaaaattaaaatcaaggtggtccggtccatttaaaattgtaaaagttttccctcatggtgctatggaaatttttggtgaaaaatcaggTAATTTCAAagtaaatgggcaaaggttgaggcactattcagttggtgagccaattgagaagatatcaacttgctatctctctcattctccatgaaattttgagtgagtatggtcaagctaaagacctaaacttagcatttttgtacataactcacaatttttcattgattctttatttctttcatatatatatttgttttaagtttttctatactccttattcagagtttaacattgttctactttccttgtgcagatgggatgcaatgcattacaagcaaatgagcatataaaaaattttttgttttagtctagctttaaattttagctttaaattttagttttaaatttgttcacttataatTTTTATCTCTCTTTTGTTGAGTATTTGCTGGTACATATTGCTTGATTCATTGCCCTTTTTggttaattttaagagaaaatttttccaaattttgacaTCTTGGTTTACAaggaaaatttttttgaatgtgggtgtgtgaattggtgctttgaaaaattattttgtgtaagtatttgatgaacataacaagttgaacaattagaattcatgttatgaaggtttaatcatttgaaatctaatttgtttcaattttttaggtgctatgaaatttggtcaaatttgggcagcagattgcacaacctgcgacataaccgggTTTGCTTGTGTCACCGCTTATGTCCGCTGGGCACATTTTTGGGCAGATTGTTGCACAACTTCCGACACAACCCCCCTATCCTTATGTTCTAACTTGTGTCGCTTGTTTGTTTTGCAGGATAAAAACTTGCTTCACCAGAATGGGCCAGCAGCTACCCCAAGCCCAAGCCCAAAAGCCCACTCAcccattttgaaaaaaaaaaaaaaaaaaaaaaaacatttcatgtctttattttagttgcttaattaattagttttttttagtagcttgtttagttaatattttgcttgtgttgtttttctttcttcttttactTGAAACATTGCTTAGTTCCTCATACAGTACATTTTTCctttgctcacttgcttttatgtgctacttcggatttacacttgatggttatatttttgagcttaacttccctatttcaactttttgagtttaattgatttaatggattccattgcactgtttcttttgcaatgagtgcagcagctgtccaaattttacgtaattaaattggctgcacttcaatgaggtaataattctcatctcagcttgtgtcactgtcaacacaagttgtgctatcgcttatgcaacagggtaataattctttatccACATATGAGCCTCCATTTTctgcacatatagccaaattatcccattccttgcactcttttaacattgaggacaatgttcattctgagtatgggggagagggtaaattttttgcaaaaattattttttttttctttttcacttgCATATAGCGACGcattcattacttcatacttgtacatattcatatatatacactgcatatagcttcatatatacttagttatgcatacttagttgcatatagattcactatacatttatacattcatgcatttcatttgctcatttaaaatttttgaatttttaaaccagtctttgaattccataagccacttattcaagcaatccaacttgcccttagatggttagtggaatgaaagttccagctgggtacaaagtctcaagcattattctttctcttacttaatagctgaaaattaatacattcatctaggtatgcagattctgattagttattttgagttttgagtgtctgaataagcctttaaggaagaaaatggtccttgtcgtctcaccattcctagaacaagcatcttagatctttcaaagcgaaatttttaacttgcatttgataagaatatgacttaggcattccttcatattttaaacctcacatttagccttaacctaccttaatttcatttcaacccttgcaaacccccttgaaccttaattccctaatttctttggaacccaaatcatttacctagccattaaacctaaacactaccacctatttatgagaataatattttagcaattaagtgcataaaaaaataatgataaaaaaaaaaaaacttagaggattgaaacatcttgaaaagtgctagagtaattgtgaaaagttgataaaaaaaaaaaaaaggtcaccaaaatatcccaaaggtaattttggatgTGACGTGAAATAAggacacatacaaaataaaaaaaatatatatatattataaaaatagtccctttattgtgttagcacttgagattcattgtgaatttctttcctcttgatagaaaaaaatttattataaaaaaaaaagagagaaaattggatgcactttgagtttcatgattaatattattctcatattttgtttaccttattccctttctttgttaaccacaattttaccttatatgaccccattacaacccttaaaaagacctaatgattctttgaaaaatgcttgttacattagtggagttagatcttttatgcttgcatatgggtttggcaatataatcttccatacattactcaccatctatttgagacacattggctatctatttcatttaggtttgttttggcacaattgactcttgtagttggttggtatttgttgcttgggttgattggttaattcttagctattttgtaattgttgagagtgattgcttcattctttgtgctttgctggtgggaacttggaatgttggaggctagaggtaagttggtagtttggattagtgaattttgtgttttcaaagactgattctattcccttccaaatgagtttcaatgaaattttgcttgaggacaagcaagagtttgagtatgggggaatttgatgcatgcatttaatattatcatttaggagtaatttttgcacataatttacccttgttcatagctattactatagatattagcACATATTTAGTCAACTTTAcaattttcacacttcttagtttaatttttggaatttatttgttttgtaggttaaatttggagaaatttgatgtattttgatcagagtagccatttggaggagattagagttgaattgcaaaaatttttgaagttgagtaaaaaatggccgagagcgacacaacctgcagcacaaccgatttagctcatgtcgcaggttgtgtcgatcgtcagatattcaggccgagagctacacaacccgctacacaacccgcgacacaaccaactcagcttatgtcatttttactggaaatagctgacgtggcatttccgttactctgactttttacctcactttctctggaaccttccccctttttacccattctagggcagacccttagCCCATATAAAGCctcctttatcattttctttcaaaaaagggagcaagggaggcatttttggcaagaataGAAAGAGAATAGGAGGGAGCACGGGATTCATTTTTCCAGCAGCAGCAGGAgcacgtttctgcacttttctgcagcagcTTCATctgcatttttctgggtttttctattccttaacttagatttccattatttctcCATTTACatatttgggtttgtcttgaaactatgaatagtgagtagttgtttgagattctagagatgggtttgtaaatattgctttgtattgtggttttgaactgatttagccatttaaatgaagattgttatattttgatttattgcttgtgtgcttattaccttgcttgatgaatgggccctcattaagttaagctttaatccttaatagatggactgaaaagtgaatattttggatagataatcttgcaataaacttgattttcttggtgttagagataagctaagagaattaaggggactttccaaaatcaattagagcattaattgggtttttgttaggtttgaaataccgtgaaaacagggtttgatttaatgaaaaccaactttgagatgcttgaaaaaggtttcaaaaatttaagaattgatttccctcaaaattgcaattctcatgtgtttggctaaattagggataaaccacatgcaaacaatattgaaaatccattctctagaatcactttaatttttattgaatttaaatttaattcctacaaaatttataaatagcattttcaatttaaatcttgGTAATCTAGctcaattaatttagttaattgtttgatttagcttaaattcctcaaataccaattttaattccaaatttcattttacatctttaaattttgccattctaattagcttatacttttatttccaatttaagcacaattccctgtgggatcgatatcatttttttaaaactatactactgtgacccgtgcacttgcggacaacaGTATCACATGAACGCAAGGATTCAATTTGCTCAcagaatgacacttttatcaGACCAACTTTACAAGGTTAGTTGCTTTCTATGATTATTGTattcttcatttttatttttaatcaataacaattttttttcatttttatttctaTAGAACATAAGTAAAATTTATCAATAAATGTTGAATGTAATGCTAAAGCTCATTGCATTCTCAAGGGAGAACTCAGGTTTGATATTTGAAAAAGGTATTGTTGAGAGGAGCGGCCACAAGCTCCAAAGGGATTAATCTTTTATAAACCGTAAAACAGATATAAAGAAtactataatataaaaaaataataataagcaaAATATGCTTAATTCTATATATCACATCCAATGTTTCGTATCAACAAAACCTTACCAAGAAAGGCTTTCATTCTTTAATTTACAAGTATGCAATATGCATGAAGGATAAAGCTTAGGCAACTTGGTCATTCATTTTCTCTCGTTTCATTTCCTAATCATTGCACTTTAACTAGAATTCAAATTCATCAATAATATCATGAAAATAATATTACTGAATTAAATCTCATTAGTTTGTCCTTTCATTTTCCAATTATCACacatttgagattttttttttcaatccacTTACGAGTGTAAACATCATATTTATCTCAATCTTATAATCTACTGATCAAattctaaacttgaatttcaaatttGATACATCTTAACAGTTATTAATATACATGTATAAAGGATGATCCGGTGTACAAGGCATTCCACACTTATGGGGAGAAAGGTTACTCTACTTCGCAGAGTTTCTGTGATATTCACATACAAGAAAAGAATGAATGATTATATGCTTTAAGTGTAATAatgtttgaatttttaatttttaatttcatgtctTATATATGCAGTGGTGATCACGACATGGTTGTACCACATGTGGGCACACAGCAATGGATAGtctctaaatttaaatattaaagatGATTGGCGTCCATGGTTCGTCAATAGTCAAATTGCAGGGTTGATTTTCAGATTGAACTTTTGATTATGATTTTGCAAATTTACTTCCATATAATTATTTCATTTCCATGTTCTATTTCATGATCATTTGAAACTaactttgtaattaattttgctgCAGCTATGTAACTGTGTATTCGAAGAACAAGTACATTTTGACGTATGCAATTGTTTAGGCAAGTAAAAGGCTTTGCTTCGTTCTCCCTTCATACATACTTATGAACTCTAACAAAAGCTATAAAAGGAAAatttccactttttttttttactattttcttGATCATGAACAGGGAGCAGGTCACACAGCTCCAGAATACAAACCTATGCAATGCCTTGCCATGGTTGATAGGTGATTTGCAGATTATCTACTGTAGGATATAAACTTCTACCGAAAaggaaatttttttaattagatatttcatttgttttaatttgtcatttttgttGTGAGGGTCCATTTTTCTGTTTGGTTGTGTGGTCAATTTGCATTGCCGTCTCAGGCTTAGCTCCTAAAGAATGCATTGTTTTCGAGTTTGACAAGCATAACAATCAAATTTTATTTGCAAACAAAGATAAGTGCATGCGTTCATTTAGATCACCAAAAACACGCTTTGATTGATTACAAAAGAGTGATCAATGtttgacattttttttttattgaaagagCAAGCCTTCTAAACCATAAGAAGTACATGTGTAGATGGAAGAACCAGACCATTAAAACACACAAATTATGACAAACAAAGATGTTTTATGGAGATCAGAAAGCCAAGCCAGAATCACTGAACTTCTGCTCAGTTATTTGGTCAATTCGAGCTGCCATTTCAGCTGTCAAATAGTTTTTCCAATCACCAACCTTACCTTTCCGGAAAAATGCATTGTTTTCGATTCTGAAAGTTCCTGCTGCAGGAGTGTGCTTTTTACTCTTATTCACCTCCAAATTGCTAAGAAACTCAAAGCTGCACAAGTCAACAACTTTCTGCACCAATCCTTGTCTTTCTTCTTCCATGGAGAAAGGGCAACCCATGAACTCTGCCATTCTCTGGACATAGGAGAAAGTATCATTCTGTAAATCCTCATATTTGATAAACAGTACTCTCTCCGGAAATTGAAGGCTTGCTTTCCAGTAACCCAAAACATGATCCCAGTAAGGCCCGCAAGGAACAACTCCTTCACAAAATTTCTCATATGCCTCCTCCAATGGAAAGGCTTCTGCGCTTGTACCTCTCATCTTACCAGAAAAGTGCCACAACGAAATTAACAAATCCTTGGGATCCCTGCAAATGTAAATAATTTTACACTTGGACTCTATTATGGACTTGGGCAAGGAGGTGTAGGGAATGTGAGTGGCTGCAAGTGGAAGATCTGGGTTTCTTTTATAAGCTAAATGATCAATTAAGGGCACTATATCATGCGGCAATTCGGTAAGTAAAGCATTTGTAGAGGATTCGCTGAACTGCTTTCTCGTCAAA includes:
- the LOC110637280 gene encoding flavonol sulfotransferase-like, which codes for MESDSIFSEKSDVPVSGNNASPRNHTIMSTLSQEERQYSQQLHQYQGFWCFPAYLEGIMSAQEHFIAQPTDIIACSLPKSGTTWLKALCFAILTRKQFSESSTNALLTELPHDIVPLIDHLAYKRNPDLPLAATHIPYTSLPKSIIESKCKIIYICRDPKDLLISLWHFSGKMRGTSAEAFPLEEAYEKFCEGVVPCGPYWDHVLGYWKASLQFPERVLFIKYEDLQNDTFSYVQRMAEFMGCPFSMEEERQGLVQKVVDLCSFEFLSNLEVNKSKKHTPAAGTFRIENNAFFRKGKVGDWKNYLTAEMAARIDQITEQKFSDSGLAF